Proteins from a genomic interval of Streptomyces sp. Tu6071:
- a CDS encoding MbtH family protein, producing the protein MNEHTSEPAGEQANGPSGEEPAYRVVRNDEEQYSIWWAGRELPAGWHAEGTEGTREDCLAHIDTVWTDLRPLSLRRRMAEAVSGS; encoded by the coding sequence ATGAACGAACACACGAGCGAACCCGCGGGCGAGCAGGCGAACGGGCCGTCCGGCGAGGAGCCGGCGTACCGCGTCGTCCGCAACGACGAGGAGCAGTACTCGATCTGGTGGGCGGGGCGCGAACTGCCCGCCGGCTGGCACGCCGAGGGGACCGAGGGGACCCGTGAGGACTGCCTCGCCCACATCGACACCGTCTGGACCGACCTGCGCCCGCTGAGCCTGCGGCGCCGGATGGCCGAGGCCGTGTCCGGCAGCTGA
- a CDS encoding 2-hydroxychromene-2-carboxylate isomerase encodes MPRAPRPPRFYFNLRSPYNFLALKRLRERHPGLLDRLEFRPFWEPDARSEKALAEAGATFPYTPMNRAKQFYILHDVRRLAAAEGIALTWPVDAGPWWEPVHLAWFLARDAGLGRAWIERASEARWLEGRDICDPAVVRELAAEVGLDAEAVAGAPEDAELRERGVKALLDVVRDGVFGVPYFVNGSQPFWGLDRVEEFAASFGPAAAPAPPAPASVPAAEPRSFDLSHAGGCG; translated from the coding sequence ATGCCTCGCGCACCCAGGCCGCCGCGGTTCTACTTCAACCTCCGCAGCCCGTACAACTTCCTCGCGCTCAAGCGGCTGCGCGAGCGGCACCCAGGACTGCTCGACCGGCTGGAGTTCCGGCCCTTCTGGGAGCCCGACGCGCGCAGCGAGAAGGCACTCGCCGAGGCCGGTGCCACGTTCCCGTACACGCCCATGAACCGTGCCAAGCAGTTCTACATCCTGCACGACGTGCGCCGCCTCGCCGCGGCCGAGGGCATCGCGCTCACGTGGCCCGTGGACGCCGGGCCCTGGTGGGAGCCCGTCCACCTGGCGTGGTTCCTCGCGCGGGACGCGGGGCTCGGGCGGGCCTGGATCGAGCGCGCGTCCGAGGCCCGCTGGCTGGAGGGCCGCGACATCTGCGACCCGGCGGTCGTACGGGAACTCGCCGCCGAGGTCGGCCTGGACGCCGAGGCGGTCGCGGGCGCCCCCGAGGACGCGGAGCTGCGGGAGCGGGGCGTCAAGGCGCTGCTCGACGTCGTGCGCGACGGCGTCTTCGGGGTGCCGTACTTCGTCAACGGCTCGCAGCCCTTCTGGGGCCTGGACCGCGTCGAGGAGTTCGCCGCTTCCTTCGGCCCGGCCGCGGCGCCCGCGCCGCCCGCGCCCGCGAGCGTCCCGGCCGCCGAGCCGCGCTCCTTCGACCTGAGCCACGCGGGAGGCTGCGGATGA
- a CDS encoding beta-ketoacyl synthase N-terminal-like domain-containing protein → MAAAAGAPVPGPVISGWAVSSPYGLGRHEFAEGLRHGQRAIAPVDKASWPVPYESAALVPGFDVRAVLGRKGTRSMDRVTGIAAATVGMLLDEYGAGLAAAPESTGLVLGTSGSVQSIMDFTRDALTGDKPYLVDPARFPNTVMNCPTGQSAIRHSLKGPNVTVSGGAATALLALQYATRLLRGGHGTALLAGAVEEFSVQRARIERVAEHGGADPQPLGEGGALFLLEDEEGARESGRPVLARVLGSRFRAFQETGRAGTVLARCVADVLAGAGARADDVELLVPGTPPGLLGKQEEHALDGLTGNRLPLRSLIGDAGAASAAFQLAAALAEAAACPTLVDRLALVTAVDRDGTVGALLLRLS, encoded by the coding sequence ATGGCAGCAGCAGCGGGCGCGCCCGTCCCAGGGCCGGTGATCTCCGGCTGGGCCGTGTCCTCGCCGTACGGCCTCGGCAGACACGAGTTCGCCGAGGGACTGCGGCACGGACAACGGGCCATCGCCCCCGTGGACAAGGCGAGTTGGCCGGTCCCCTACGAGTCGGCGGCGCTCGTCCCCGGCTTCGACGTCAGGGCGGTGCTCGGCCGCAAGGGCACGCGCTCCATGGACCGCGTCACGGGGATCGCGGCGGCGACCGTCGGGATGCTCCTGGACGAGTACGGGGCCGGCCTCGCCGCCGCCCCCGAGTCGACCGGGCTCGTCCTCGGCACCTCGGGCAGCGTCCAGTCGATCATGGACTTCACGCGGGACGCGCTCACCGGCGACAAGCCCTACCTCGTCGACCCGGCGCGTTTCCCCAACACCGTCATGAACTGCCCCACCGGACAGAGCGCGATCAGGCACAGCCTCAAGGGCCCCAACGTCACCGTCTCGGGCGGCGCGGCCACCGCCCTGCTCGCCCTCCAGTACGCCACCCGGCTGCTGCGCGGCGGTCACGGTACGGCCCTGCTCGCGGGCGCCGTCGAGGAGTTCTCGGTGCAGCGCGCCAGGATCGAGCGGGTCGCCGAGCACGGCGGCGCGGACCCGCAGCCGCTCGGCGAGGGCGGCGCGCTCTTCCTCCTGGAGGACGAGGAGGGCGCCCGCGAGTCGGGCAGGCCCGTGCTCGCCCGCGTGCTCGGCTCCCGCTTCCGGGCCTTCCAGGAGACGGGGCGGGCCGGCACGGTGCTGGCCCGGTGCGTCGCGGACGTACTGGCAGGGGCCGGTGCGCGCGCCGACGACGTCGAACTGCTCGTGCCCGGCACGCCGCCGGGGCTCCTCGGCAAGCAGGAGGAACACGCGCTCGACGGGCTCACCGGCAACCGCCTCCCGCTGCGCTCCCTCATCGGTGACGCGGGCGCGGCCTCCGCCGCCTTCCAGCTCGCCGCCGCGCTCGCCGAGGCGGCGGCCTGCCCCACCCTGGTGGACCGGCTCGCCCTCGTCACCGCCGTCGACAGGGACGGCACGGTGGGCGCACTCCTGCTCCGGCTCTCCTGA
- the fabG gene encoding 3-oxoacyl-ACP reductase FabG, with amino-acid sequence MSETPRPVALVTGGSRGIGRAVVETLARDGHDVALCYQSNDEAGALAAKSAAAHGARTLARRVDVTDRAAVAAFAAEAEETLGPVDVLVTAAGIVRDAHLAMMADEDWDAVLRTNLDGTYNVVRTLAFPMLKRRRGTVVTLSSVAARGHATQSNYSASKAGIIGFTQAFAKEAGRSGIRANAVAPGFIRTDMTGGLSEKHIGEMTRRIPLGRFGEAREVAELVSFLAGPRAAYITGQVFAVDGGLVV; translated from the coding sequence ATGTCCGAGACACCGAGGCCGGTCGCCCTCGTCACCGGCGGTTCACGCGGGATCGGGCGGGCCGTCGTGGAGACCCTCGCCCGCGACGGCCACGACGTCGCCCTGTGCTACCAGTCGAACGACGAGGCAGGGGCGCTCGCCGCCAAGTCGGCCGCCGCGCACGGCGCGCGCACGCTCGCCCGCCGCGTCGACGTGACCGACCGCGCGGCCGTGGCCGCCTTCGCGGCCGAGGCGGAGGAGACCCTCGGTCCGGTGGACGTCCTCGTCACCGCCGCGGGGATCGTCCGCGACGCGCACCTCGCGATGATGGCCGACGAGGACTGGGACGCCGTGCTGCGCACCAACCTCGACGGCACCTACAACGTCGTGCGCACCCTCGCCTTCCCGATGCTCAAGCGCCGCAGGGGCACCGTCGTGACCCTCTCGTCCGTGGCCGCGCGGGGACACGCGACGCAGTCCAACTACAGCGCGTCCAAGGCCGGGATCATCGGCTTCACGCAAGCCTTCGCCAAGGAGGCGGGCCGCTCGGGCATCCGCGCCAACGCGGTCGCCCCCGGCTTCATCCGCACCGACATGACGGGCGGGCTCTCCGAGAAGCACATCGGGGAGATGACGCGGCGCATCCCGCTCGGCCGCTTCGGCGAGGCGCGCGAGGTCGCCGAACTCGTCTCCTTCCTGGCCGGGCCGCGCGCCGCCTACATCACGGGCCAGGTCTTCGCGGTCGACGGCGGACTCGTCGTCTGA
- a CDS encoding non-ribosomal peptide synthetase, producing the protein MNDPATSGRVPGHLLIPSLFRARAARTPDAPAVIGARGEVLSYAELAARADRFAAGLRRAGVREGDHVGVCLRRGPDLLAAFLGVWLAGGTYVPIDPHHPAARIAAVLTDTGQPPVVTEAGTAASLPGGVRPLFTDTFAEPPADPPADGHPADAASRGAEGAVEFHADAERPAYVLHTSGSTGRPKGVLVPHGGIANRVRWLARRLRPGDRMLLKTTVGFDAAGLELFAPLVAGATVVLAPEGAERDPAALLRTVGEHRVTVLQGVPSVYRRLVEEPGWEHATALRLLFSAGEPLHAELCRALSERAPGAEIWNTYGPTEASVDITEHRWDPERDTGAVPIGRPIGNMRVVVLDRAGHPVPLGVPGELHAGGVGLALGYLGRPGQTAERFVPDPHRPGARLYRTGDRVRWRADGVLEYLGRLDQQVKVNGVRIEPGEVEAALAAHPWVRAAVVAATPDGSGGHRLVAWVQSRGEPLGARELRAFLRRSLPDPLVPGAFVPVTEFPLTPSGKIDRSALPDPADAAAEGPLVPVRTPAERAVAEEWARLTGTPAEEIGATHNFFQLGGSSLMLNRLSAGLSQAAGRHIPATALLNATTVEEQAALLTGGTAGGEAADGAAPGAQGVVPVPRTPEGLPLSPGQRGLWLLDRLRPGSAEWNAPLFLTLPAVYEDAALTAALTALAERHEILRTRYALRGAEPVQLADLPAAWPLTSARAETAEELNALVEAEFARPFDLECGPVRRALAVRGRGVLTVVLSIHHIACDGWTSVVLERELRALAEAAHTGTEARLPELPVQYADHAVHQRARLTDERVRDELAHWTEVLAGCEPADLPADRTRPAVRDGVGAAHVFTVPAELAERAAALGRACGATLQQTLLTAFATLVARLTGQWDVPVGVPVAGRDDPRTADVAGYFLNTLVLRCDARPEQSFRAAVQHVGERARTAFAHQALPFDRLVNALDDTRDPGRTPLYQVMFDVHEEGSTGTAVGDGDADAFRAAWRTARTDLTLMLQRRPDGSLIGLTEYATSLFDAATIERLTACWVRLLETVTADPGVRLADADLLPPALRAELLAHSAGRPEPGTVSGPERTVEAAIRARARRAPGDTAVVSRGEHWSYERLALRAASLAAHLRERGAREGGVVAVRLGRTPELIAAFLGTWRTGAAYVPLDPAAPDERSLHILQDAGARVLVTDREGAGRLAGRFAGEVLVLDGTAEEQPHPDTASFPHDAPALDDPARLAYLMYTSGSTGRPKGVAVQHGALLAMLRASQAHLDFGEGPDDAWLALAQVTFDISCTELFMPLLAGGRVVLADETEQRDPAAQLALIEQAEVSHLQVAPTHWQLLIDAGLGRRPLVGQTGGEPCPPALAHELSRRLRRFVNEYGLTETTIAATRWEAEERAAVVPVGRPYPHVRTLVLDAGLRPVPYGVTGELCVAGEGLALGYHGRAALTAAAFVPDPYGPPGARLFRTGDQARVRPDGTIEFAGRADGQVKIRGRRVETGEVQGVLAEHPAVAQVFVNAHGSGAEAVLVGYWTPAPGAAPVTDGELLDHCARRLPDYMLPALLVGLDALPLTAHNKVDTAALPVPDLSAALADEPWTAPTGPVEEALAEIWAEELYGDATKPVGARQSFFRIGGDSARAARVIARVQEEFDVLLPLSAVFERPTVRSLATAVEEAVCAEIATLTEAEQVLAQGEYQP; encoded by the coding sequence GTGAACGACCCCGCCACGTCGGGACGTGTACCCGGCCACCTGCTCATCCCTTCGCTCTTCCGCGCCCGCGCGGCCCGCACGCCCGACGCCCCCGCCGTGATCGGGGCGCGGGGCGAGGTCCTGAGCTACGCGGAACTCGCCGCGCGCGCCGACCGCTTCGCCGCCGGACTCCGCCGCGCGGGTGTGCGCGAGGGAGACCACGTCGGCGTCTGCCTGCGCCGCGGCCCCGACCTGCTCGCCGCCTTCCTCGGCGTGTGGCTCGCGGGCGGTACGTACGTGCCGATCGACCCGCACCACCCCGCCGCGCGCATCGCGGCCGTCCTCACGGACACCGGGCAGCCGCCCGTCGTGACCGAGGCGGGGACGGCGGCGAGCCTGCCCGGCGGGGTGCGCCCGCTGTTCACCGACACGTTCGCGGAGCCGCCCGCCGACCCGCCCGCCGATGGGCACCCCGCCGACGCGGCGTCCCGAGGCGCCGAGGGTGCCGTGGAGTTCCACGCCGACGCCGAGCGGCCCGCGTACGTCCTGCACACCTCGGGCTCCACCGGGCGCCCCAAGGGCGTGCTCGTGCCGCACGGCGGGATCGCCAACCGCGTGCGCTGGCTCGCCCGCCGACTGCGGCCGGGCGACCGGATGCTCCTCAAGACCACCGTCGGCTTCGACGCCGCCGGACTCGAACTCTTCGCCCCGCTCGTCGCGGGCGCGACCGTCGTCCTCGCGCCCGAGGGCGCCGAGCGCGACCCGGCGGCCCTGCTCCGTACCGTCGGCGAGCACCGCGTCACCGTCCTCCAGGGCGTGCCCTCCGTCTACCGGCGGCTCGTCGAAGAGCCCGGCTGGGAGCACGCCACGGCGCTGCGGCTCCTGTTCAGCGCGGGCGAACCGCTCCACGCCGAGCTGTGCCGCGCCCTGAGCGAGCGCGCGCCGGGCGCCGAGATCTGGAACACCTACGGGCCCACCGAGGCGTCCGTCGACATCACCGAACACCGCTGGGACCCGGAGCGGGACACGGGCGCCGTCCCGATCGGCCGCCCGATCGGCAACATGCGGGTCGTCGTCCTCGACCGGGCGGGGCACCCCGTGCCGCTCGGCGTCCCCGGCGAACTGCACGCGGGCGGCGTCGGTCTCGCGCTCGGCTACCTCGGGCGCCCCGGACAGACCGCCGAGCGCTTCGTGCCCGACCCGCACCGGCCGGGCGCCCGCCTCTACCGCACGGGCGACCGGGTGCGCTGGCGTGCCGACGGCGTCCTCGAATACCTGGGCAGGCTCGACCAGCAGGTCAAGGTCAACGGGGTCCGCATCGAGCCCGGAGAGGTCGAGGCCGCGCTCGCGGCGCACCCCTGGGTGCGCGCGGCCGTCGTCGCCGCGACACCCGACGGGAGCGGCGGGCACCGCCTCGTCGCCTGGGTGCAGTCGCGCGGCGAGCCGCTCGGCGCGCGCGAACTGCGCGCCTTCCTGCGCCGCTCGCTCCCCGACCCGCTCGTGCCGGGCGCCTTCGTGCCCGTCACCGAGTTCCCGCTCACCCCCAGCGGGAAGATCGATCGCTCCGCGCTCCCCGACCCGGCCGACGCCGCCGCCGAGGGGCCGCTCGTGCCCGTCCGCACGCCCGCCGAGCGCGCCGTCGCCGAGGAGTGGGCGCGCCTGACGGGGACGCCCGCCGAGGAGATCGGGGCCACGCACAACTTCTTCCAGCTCGGCGGCTCCTCGCTCATGCTCAACCGGCTCTCCGCCGGGCTCTCGCAGGCGGCGGGGCGGCACATCCCGGCCACCGCACTGCTCAACGCCACGACGGTCGAGGAACAGGCGGCGCTCCTGACCGGCGGGACGGCGGGCGGTGAGGCGGCGGACGGTGCCGCGCCCGGCGCTCAGGGTGTGGTGCCCGTCCCCCGTACCCCCGAGGGCCTGCCGCTCTCGCCGGGCCAGCGCGGCCTGTGGCTCCTGGACAGGCTGCGCCCCGGGAGCGCCGAGTGGAACGCGCCGCTCTTCCTCACCCTGCCCGCCGTCTACGAGGACGCCGCGCTCACCGCCGCGCTCACCGCGCTCGCCGAGCGCCACGAGATCCTGCGCACCCGCTACGCGCTGCGCGGCGCCGAACCCGTCCAGCTCGCGGACCTGCCCGCCGCGTGGCCGCTCACGAGCGCGCGCGCCGAGACGGCCGAGGAACTGAACGCCCTCGTCGAGGCCGAGTTCGCGCGCCCCTTCGACCTGGAGTGCGGTCCCGTGCGTCGCGCGCTCGCCGTGCGCGGGCGCGGCGTCCTCACCGTCGTCCTGAGCATCCACCACATCGCGTGCGACGGCTGGACCTCCGTCGTCCTGGAGCGCGAACTGCGCGCGCTCGCCGAGGCCGCCCACACCGGTACGGAGGCGCGGCTGCCCGAGCTGCCCGTGCAGTACGCGGACCACGCCGTGCACCAGCGCGCGCGGCTCACGGACGAGCGGGTGCGGGACGAACTCGCGCACTGGACGGAGGTCCTGGCGGGCTGCGAGCCCGCCGACCTGCCCGCCGACCGGACGCGCCCCGCCGTCAGGGACGGCGTGGGGGCCGCGCACGTCTTCACCGTCCCGGCCGAGCTGGCCGAGCGGGCCGCCGCGCTCGGGCGCGCGTGCGGCGCGACGCTCCAGCAGACGCTGCTCACCGCGTTCGCCACGCTCGTCGCCCGGCTCACCGGGCAGTGGGACGTCCCCGTCGGCGTCCCCGTCGCCGGGCGCGACGACCCGCGTACCGCCGACGTCGCCGGCTACTTCCTCAACACGCTCGTGCTGCGCTGCGACGCGCGGCCCGAACAGAGCTTCCGCGCGGCCGTCCAGCACGTGGGCGAGCGGGCGCGGACCGCGTTCGCGCACCAGGCGCTGCCCTTCGACCGGCTCGTCAACGCGCTCGACGACACGCGCGACCCCGGCCGGACCCCGCTCTACCAGGTCATGTTCGACGTCCACGAGGAGGGCAGCACGGGCACGGCCGTCGGCGACGGCGACGCGGACGCCTTCCGCGCCGCCTGGCGCACCGCGCGCACCGACCTCACGCTCATGCTCCAGCGCCGCCCCGACGGCTCGCTCATCGGCCTCACCGAGTACGCCACCTCGCTCTTCGACGCCGCCACCATCGAGCGCCTCACCGCCTGCTGGGTCCGGCTCCTCGAAACGGTCACCGCCGATCCGGGGGTCCGGCTCGCCGACGCCGACCTCCTGCCGCCCGCGCTGCGCGCCGAACTCCTCGCGCACAGCGCGGGCCGCCCCGAGCCCGGCACCGTCAGCGGCCCCGAGCGCACCGTCGAGGCGGCGATCCGCGCGAGGGCACGGCGCGCCCCCGGGGACACCGCCGTGGTCAGCCGCGGCGAGCACTGGTCGTACGAGCGGCTCGCGCTCCGCGCCGCCTCGCTCGCCGCGCACCTGCGCGAGCGCGGCGCGCGCGAGGGCGGCGTCGTCGCCGTACGGCTCGGCCGCACGCCCGAGCTGATCGCCGCGTTCCTCGGCACCTGGCGCACCGGCGCGGCCTACGTCCCGCTCGACCCGGCCGCGCCCGACGAGCGCTCCCTGCACATCCTCCAGGACGCGGGCGCGCGCGTGCTCGTCACCGACCGCGAGGGCGCCGGGCGCCTCGCCGGGCGGTTCGCGGGCGAAGTCCTCGTCCTCGACGGGACCGCCGAGGAACAGCCGCACCCCGACACCGCGTCCTTCCCGCACGACGCCCCGGCACTCGACGACCCCGCGCGGCTCGCCTACCTCATGTACACCTCGGGCTCCACGGGCCGGCCCAAGGGCGTCGCGGTGCAGCACGGCGCGCTCCTCGCGATGCTGCGCGCCTCGCAGGCCCACCTGGACTTCGGCGAGGGACCCGACGACGCGTGGCTCGCGCTCGCGCAGGTCACCTTCGACATCTCCTGCACCGAACTCTTCATGCCGCTCCTCGCCGGGGGCCGTGTCGTCCTCGCCGACGAGACCGAGCAGCGCGATCCGGCCGCGCAGCTCGCGCTCATCGAGCAGGCCGAGGTGAGCCACCTGCAAGTGGCGCCCACACACTGGCAGTTGCTCATCGACGCGGGGCTCGGGCGGCGGCCCCTCGTGGGCCAGACCGGGGGCGAGCCCTGCCCGCCCGCGCTCGCCCACGAGCTGTCCAGGAGACTGCGCCGCTTCGTCAACGAGTACGGGCTCACCGAGACGACCATCGCGGCGACCCGCTGGGAGGCCGAGGAGCGCGCCGCCGTCGTCCCCGTGGGACGCCCCTACCCGCACGTGCGCACGCTCGTGCTCGACGCCGGTCTGCGGCCCGTGCCCTACGGCGTGACGGGCGAACTCTGCGTCGCGGGAGAAGGGCTCGCGCTCGGCTACCACGGCCGGGCCGCGCTCACCGCCGCCGCCTTCGTGCCCGACCCGTACGGGCCGCCCGGCGCCCGGCTCTTCCGCACCGGGGACCAGGCGCGCGTGCGCCCGGACGGCACGATCGAGTTCGCGGGGCGCGCCGACGGCCAGGTCAAGATCCGCGGCAGGCGCGTCGAGACCGGCGAGGTGCAGGGAGTGCTCGCCGAACACCCCGCCGTGGCCCAGGTGTTCGTGAACGCGCACGGCAGCGGCGCAGAAGCCGTGCTCGTCGGCTACTGGACGCCCGCGCCGGGCGCCGCACCCGTCACCGACGGCGAACTGCTCGACCACTGCGCGCGCCGGCTGCCCGACTACATGCTCCCCGCCCTCCTCGTCGGCCTCGACGCGCTGCCTCTCACCGCGCACAACAAGGTCGACACCGCCGCCCTGCCCGTGCCCGACCTCTCCGCCGCGCTCGCCGACGAGCCGTGGACGGCACCGACGGGTCCGGTCGAGGAAGCACTCGCCGAGATCTGGGCCGAGGAGCTGTACGGGGACGCCACGAAACCCGTCGGGGCCCGGCAGAGCTTCTTCCGCATCGGCGGCGACTCGGCGCGCGCCGCCCGCGTCATCGCCCGCGTGCAGGAGGAGTTCGACGTGCTCCTGCCGCTGAGCGCCGTCTTCGAACGGCCCACCGTCCGCAGCCTCGCCACCGCCGTCGAAGAGGCCGTGTGCGCCGAGATCGCCACGCTCACCGAGGCCGAACAGGTCCTCGCCCAGGGGGAGTACCAGCCGTGA
- a CDS encoding FAD-dependent monooxygenase, whose product MTTTIAVTGAGIGGLTAAAALHRRGIDVHVYERATTLREEGVGMHLGPNATRLLHRMGLAERLAEVAVRPDALEIRAFPDGRTVARQEMGAAWEEEFGAPYLTVHRGDLYRVLRSLVPDHRVHTGRELTGYEEGARGVTLHFADGTLTRASALIGADGVHSLVRRRLAGAAPAVYSGDSALRGLVDAADVPELDPRLMYMYAGPTKLLLYPVNGGRAFTYVVVAPTPEGPAESWTSGATPAALDEALAAWPPAVRALLGAGHDVRRWALYDREPLERWSTARTTLLGDAAHPMLPHHGQGANQAIEDGVALAVCLDEERPGAAGVAAALARYESVRRPHTTRVRDGSRDGTHHRRSPERGDTTEKGNTTMANNLNNNRNNNNVNNLNNRNNNNRNNDLNNNNLNNQVNNAAWVLANDVEANLNPLAANVAA is encoded by the coding sequence ATGACCACCACCATCGCGGTGACCGGCGCGGGGATCGGCGGACTCACCGCCGCCGCGGCGCTGCACCGGCGCGGTATCGACGTCCACGTGTACGAACGCGCCACGACGCTGCGCGAGGAGGGCGTCGGGATGCACCTCGGCCCGAACGCCACCCGGCTCCTGCACCGCATGGGGCTCGCCGAGCGGCTCGCCGAGGTCGCCGTGCGCCCCGACGCCCTGGAGATACGGGCCTTCCCCGACGGGCGGACCGTCGCGCGCCAGGAGATGGGCGCCGCCTGGGAGGAGGAGTTCGGGGCCCCGTACCTCACCGTCCACCGGGGCGATCTGTACCGCGTGCTCCGCTCGCTCGTACCGGACCACCGGGTGCACACGGGCCGGGAGCTGACCGGCTACGAGGAGGGCGCGCGCGGCGTGACGCTGCACTTCGCCGACGGGACCCTCACGCGGGCCTCCGCGCTCATCGGCGCGGACGGCGTGCACTCGCTCGTCCGTAGGCGCCTCGCGGGCGCCGCCCCGGCCGTCTACTCCGGGGACAGCGCGCTGCGCGGCCTCGTGGACGCCGCCGACGTGCCCGAACTGGACCCGCGCCTCATGTACATGTACGCGGGCCCCACGAAGCTGCTGCTCTACCCCGTGAACGGCGGTCGCGCCTTCACCTACGTCGTCGTCGCCCCGACGCCCGAGGGGCCCGCCGAGTCGTGGACGAGCGGGGCCACGCCCGCCGCGCTCGACGAGGCGCTCGCCGCCTGGCCGCCCGCCGTGCGCGCGCTCCTCGGCGCGGGTCACGACGTACGCCGCTGGGCGCTCTACGACAGGGAGCCGCTGGAGCGCTGGAGCACGGCGCGCACGACGCTCCTCGGCGACGCGGCCCACCCGATGCTCCCGCACCACGGGCAGGGAGCCAACCAGGCCATCGAGGACGGCGTCGCACTCGCCGTCTGCCTCGATGAGGAGAGACCGGGCGCGGCGGGTGTGGCCGCCGCACTCGCCCGGTACGAAAGCGTCCGCAGGCCGCACACCACCCGGGTGCGCGACGGCTCGCGGGACGGTACCCACCACCGGCGCTCACCCGAGCGCGGGGACACCACCGAGAAGGGGAACACCACCATGGCGAACAACCTCAACAACAACCGGAACAACAACAACGTCAACAACCTCAACAACCGGAACAACAACAACCGCAACAACGACCTGAACAACAACAACCTCAACAACCAGGTGAACAACGCGGCCTGGGTGCTCGCCAACGACGTCGAGGCGAACCTCAACCCGCTCGCCGCCAACGTCGCGGCCTGA
- a CDS encoding condensation domain-containing protein, producing MSTATGPRALPLTKIQEEMWTAYRIAPGSSAYNVVMPLRVRGPLDPAAMAAAVTAVGLRQELLRSVFTERDGRPVRYASASPFVRLEFTDLSGTDEAAFLEAAREAGARPFRLEDGPFRVVLLRRAEDDWALVTSAHHIVSDFTSRWLLVRDLLDAYTARLAGTAPAWRPLRGSYGEHAEAEGEFVASERGRLAAEEWRAAVAGSAPAELPLDRPRPAVRSLRGDTVVRELPGRTAEGLAGAAHAVGVTPFAYLLAAFQALTHRWTGQDDFLLGVPASSRSGRGTRDLIGCFLNTIPVRAEFAPATTFRAAAERAGERVMRGMLGVRCPAGVAFPGATLFRAALFLVQMDRMEPPVPNVPPGSAVGPFVAYGGVEIALVDVPQQEGQLDVLLRIEQTPGGVTAVFSYDTDVLDRASVERLADGYAVLLAAAVDDPDTRIADVSLSDAAELEALLALGAGGADGQDDFGGHDDFDSFETAWSHG from the coding sequence ATGAGCACCGCCACGGGGCCCCGGGCCCTGCCGCTGACCAAGATCCAGGAAGAGATGTGGACCGCCTACCGCATCGCCCCCGGCTCCAGCGCCTACAACGTCGTCATGCCGCTGCGCGTCCGCGGCCCCCTCGACCCGGCGGCGATGGCGGCTGCCGTCACGGCGGTCGGCCTGCGCCAGGAACTGCTGCGCTCGGTCTTCACCGAGCGGGACGGGCGCCCGGTGCGCTACGCCTCCGCATCCCCCTTCGTGCGCCTGGAGTTCACCGATCTCTCGGGCACGGACGAGGCGGCGTTCCTGGAGGCGGCGCGCGAGGCGGGGGCCCGCCCCTTCCGCCTGGAGGACGGGCCCTTCAGGGTCGTCCTGCTGCGCCGCGCGGAGGACGACTGGGCGCTCGTCACCTCCGCGCACCACATCGTCAGCGACTTCACCTCGCGCTGGCTCCTGGTCCGCGATCTCCTCGACGCCTACACCGCGCGCCTCGCGGGGACCGCGCCCGCGTGGCGTCCGCTGCGCGGCTCCTACGGTGAACATGCCGAGGCCGAGGGCGAGTTCGTCGCGTCGGAGCGGGGCAGGCTCGCCGCCGAGGAGTGGCGTGCCGCCGTCGCGGGCTCGGCCCCGGCCGAACTGCCGCTGGACCGGCCGAGACCGGCCGTGCGCTCGCTGCGCGGCGACACCGTCGTACGGGAGCTCCCCGGGCGTACGGCCGAAGGACTGGCCGGGGCGGCGCACGCGGTGGGGGTCACCCCCTTCGCGTACCTCCTCGCGGCCTTCCAGGCGCTGACGCACCGCTGGACGGGGCAGGACGACTTCCTGCTCGGGGTCCCGGCGTCCAGCCGCTCGGGGCGCGGCACCCGCGACCTCATCGGCTGCTTCCTCAACACCATCCCCGTACGGGCCGAGTTCGCGCCCGCCACGACCTTCCGCGCCGCCGCCGAACGGGCGGGGGAGCGGGTCATGCGCGGGATGCTCGGGGTGCGCTGCCCGGCCGGGGTCGCCTTCCCGGGCGCGACCCTCTTCCGCGCCGCGCTCTTCCTCGTCCAGATGGACCGGATGGAACCGCCGGTGCCCAACGTCCCGCCGGGCAGCGCGGTCGGGCCCTTCGTCGCGTACGGGGGCGTCGAGATCGCCCTCGTCGACGTACCGCAGCAGGAGGGCCAGCTCGATGTGCTGCTGCGCATCGAGCAGACGCCCGGGGGCGTCACGGCCGTCTTCTCCTACGACACCGACGTCCTCGACCGCGCGAGCGTCGAACGCCTCGCCGACGGCTACGCGGTGCTGCTCGCCGCCGCCGTCGACGACCCCGACACGAGGATCGCCGACGTCTCGCTCTCGGACGCGGCCGAGCTGGAGGCGCTCCTCGCGCTCGGCGCGGGCGGGGCGGACGGGCAGGACGACTTCGGCGGTCACGACGACTTCGACTCCTTCGAGACGGCATGGAGCCACGGATGA